From the Neobacillus sp. PS3-34 genome, the window AAAACGGCCTGGACGCAATAACGCAGGGTCAAGAATATCCGGACGGTTTGTTGCCGCCACAATGATAATGCCTTCGTTAGCTCCGAATCCATCCATTTCCACAAGAAGCTGGTTCAGGGTTTGTTCACGCTCATCGTGTCCGCCGCCTAAGCCGGCACCACGCTGGCGTCCAACCGCATCAATTTCATCGATGAAAATGATACAAGGAGCATTTTTCTTTGCTGTTTCGAATAAATCGCGCACACGGGATGCACCAACACCAACGAACATCTCAACAAAGTCAGAACCGCTTATCGAGAAGAACGGAACGCCGGCTTCACCTGCTACAGCACGGGCAAGAAGTGTTTTACCGGTCCCTGGAGGTCCTACGAGCAGGACACCTTTCGGAATACGGGCGCCAAGTTCAGCAAACTTGCGCGGATCCTTTAAGAATTCTACTACTTCCACCAATTCCTGCTTTTCCTCATCAGCACCGGCTACATCTTTAAAACGAACCTTTTTCTTGTCTTCGTTATAAAGCTTCGCTTTGCTTTTACCAAAATTCATGACTCGGCTGCCGCCGCCCTGAGCCTGGTTCAATAAGAAGAAGAACAGAATAAAGATAATCACGAAAGGAATAATCGATGTAAAGAAAGTTACCCACCCACTCGTTTCCTTCGCAGGCAAAACATCCACTGTTGTTTTAGGGACTGCCTTTTCAATCCTGTCTAACATCTTTTCGTTACTCGGCATATAAGTTAAAAAATATTTATCCTTTGCATAACTATTAAGCTGCCCACGGACTTCGTAAACCCCCCGTTCAGGCTGAAGGGAAACGGATCTAACATTACCTTTTTCAATTTCTGAAACAAACGTACTATAGGAAATGTTTTTTGTTGGCTGATTGCTGCCATTAAAAAAACTGACCACGCCAATTATGACTAAAAATATTAATAAATAAAAGATGGTATTGCGGAAAATCCTATTCATCCCTTACCTCCTCCCACCGTCAACAAACTATATTAAATAGTATCATAGAAAATCATGCCAATTCAAGGAATTACACTTGTACAAAACTGTTTGGAAACACATTATACAAGTTTGTCGCTTAATTATTATTCGTGTATACCTCAGGTTTTAAAACACCAATATATGGGAGGTTCCGGTACTTTTCAATATAATCAAGCCCATAACCAACCACAAATTCGTCAGGGACGATAAAACCGACATAGTCTGCTTGAATATCGCTTTTTCTTCCTGTTGGTTTGTCCAGCAGGGTCACGATCTTTATTGATTTTGCTTTACGATACTTAAACAGGTCGACAAGGTAGCTTAATGTTAAGCCGCTGTCAATAATGTCTTCGATAATCAGCAGGTCTCTTCCTTCAACAGATGTGTTGAGATCCTTCAATATTTTAACCTCACCTGATGAAACTGTTGAATGTCCGTAACTGGAAACATCCATAAAATCCATTTCAAGATAGCAATCCATGCGCTTGATCAGGTCAGACATAAAAGGCATAGCTCCCTTTAAAACGCCAATCGTCAGCGGGAAGCGGTCTTTGTACTCTTCTGTAAGCTGTCCGCCTAATTCTTTAATTTTCGCCTGTATTTCTTCTTCCGAAATTAATACCTTTTCAATATCATCTTTCATCATTGTATGTGCCCCCTAGAAGATCTTCACTTTTATAAGTAAGTACTATATAACTTTCCTCGTCTTTATCCAACCCTTCAAGTGCTGATTTCTTTAAACCCGGCAGCCAGAGTATCCACCTTTCCATCAACAACGACAGGCCAGCGGTCCCTTAGGTCGAGCGGAACTTTACTATCGATAAAGATATCCTTTAACTTTTTTGAGCCAGACATCCCTTTAAGCGACATTTTGTCCCCCTTTTCCCTTGAACGTATCATAAACGGCAATTCTACATCTCCGGGATTAAAAAAAGCACAGCATTCTTTTGATAATGCTGGTAAACGATCAGTATACTCCAACTTAATGCTGCCACCATCCGGCAGTGAAAGGGTTCCCGGTTGAGCCAATTCAAACCTAAACTTCTGCAGTTTCTTTAATTCAAATTGAAAATGGCAGTGGTAATAGGAACGAATTACTTTTAATCCATTAGGAAGATCCAATTTCCCTGAAGGGTTAGCACGGCAGATTATGGAATAAACATGATCAATATGTATTGCAGATAAAGAAGAAGGTCTTTGATTATAAAGATAGTTTAATATTAGTTGAATACCTCTCCTTTGTAAAGGCATTGGCATTTCAAGGAAAGCACTAATATCAATGGTCATCTGGCCTTTTCTCTTTTAATGATTACTTTATTCATTGCCTGTGCAGTTAATTCCTGAAGGTAGTCTTCATCGGTATGTAAATCTTCGCTTAGTCTCTGAAAATGGTCATGGACTTGCTTGTTTTCTGACTTAAGAAAAGGAAGCACTTCTAACCGAAAACGATTCCGGCTGTATATACTTTTTTGATTGCTTGGATCGATCCTTGGTTTTAGGTTATGATCCTGACAATATCCTTCTATCTCTTCTTTAGTGATACTCAAAAAGGGGCGGAAAATACATCCTTTATGAAAAGGCCGCTGAAATGGCATTCCTGCCCTGGCTTTGCCTGTACTACCTCTAGTAAAACGCATTAACATTGTCTCAATCTGATCATCACCATGGTGGCCAATTGCAAGGAATGGAAAACCATACTGCTCCATCATTTTTTGAAAA encodes:
- the ftsH gene encoding ATP-dependent zinc metalloprotease FtsH; translation: MNRIFRNTIFYLLIFLVIIGVVSFFNGSNQPTKNISYSTFVSEIEKGNVRSVSLQPERGVYEVRGQLNSYAKDKYFLTYMPSNEKMLDRIEKAVPKTTVDVLPAKETSGWVTFFTSIIPFVIIFILFFFLLNQAQGGGSRVMNFGKSKAKLYNEDKKKVRFKDVAGADEEKQELVEVVEFLKDPRKFAELGARIPKGVLLVGPPGTGKTLLARAVAGEAGVPFFSISGSDFVEMFVGVGASRVRDLFETAKKNAPCIIFIDEIDAVGRQRGAGLGGGHDEREQTLNQLLVEMDGFGANEGIIIVAATNRPDILDPALLRPGRFDRQITVDRPDVKGREAVLQVHARNKPLDESVNLKNIAMRTPGFSGADLENLLNEAALVAARQNKKKIEIEDLDEATDRVIAGRLRRARSFPKKNETLWLSTKQAILLSGLFLMKLIWCTR
- the hpt gene encoding hypoxanthine phosphoribosyltransferase translates to MMKDDIEKVLISEEEIQAKIKELGGQLTEEYKDRFPLTIGVLKGAMPFMSDLIKRMDCYLEMDFMDVSSYGHSTVSSGEVKILKDLNTSVEGRDLLIIEDIIDSGLTLSYLVDLFKYRKAKSIKIVTLLDKPTGRKSDIQADYVGFIVPDEFVVGYGLDYIEKYRNLPYIGVLKPEVYTNNN
- the tilS gene encoding tRNA lysidine(34) synthetase TilS, whose translation is MTIDISAFLEMPMPLQRRGIQLILNYLYNQRPSSLSAIHIDHVYSIICRANPSGKLDLPNGLKVIRSYYHCHFQFELKKLQKFRFELAQPGTLSLPDGGSIKLEYTDRLPALSKECCAFFNPGDVELPFMIRSREKGDKMSLKGMSGSKKLKDIFIDSKVPLDLRDRWPVVVDGKVDTLAAGFKEIST
- the tilS gene encoding tRNA lysidine(34) synthetase TilS; its protein translation is MLEAKVENFISRHSFSLKNKKIVVGVSGGPDSLALLHYLLGQREKQNLSLVAAHVDHMFRGEESYQDAMFVKSFCEENGISFEMARINVPQLIADSGKSSQVAAREARYDFFQKMMEQYGFPFLAIGHHGDDQIETMLMRFTRGSTGKARAGMPFQRPFHKGCIFRPFLSITKEEIEGYCQDHNLKPRIDPSNQKSIYSRNRFRLEVLPFLKSENKQVHDHFQRLSEDLHTDEDYLQELTAQAMNKVIIKREKAR